The following is a genomic window from Petrotoga sibirica DSM 13575.
ACATCTTGATTGCTTTTGGCAATCTCAGTCAGAGCAAAAGCGGTACTCCCTCTTGTCACTGTTCCTTTATTCTTTGCATTCTCTAAAAGTTTTGGGATGGCTTCTTTAACTTTATCTGGTAATTTTTGGGCAACATTGCCTATTATTCTGCAAGCTTCCCATTTCACTCTTGGTGCTTTATCAATGATATGAGCAATAACAAACTCAACGCAATTTTCAGCAAATTCAGGATTTTCTTTGGTGATATATTCTATCGCTTCCATACAGTTGCCTTTTTCAGCAGTGGTTCCAGCTTCAAAGCGTTGAATAAGTTCAGCGATTAGTTTCTTACTCTTTTGGCCTTCTCTTTGATTTTAGCATATTTTCAATTGTTAACATCTTTTCAACCTCTATAATTTACAATTATACATTATTTTTATATTTTTTGATATGGCGAAAGGGCGGAATGTCATATAACATTCTCAGGATTTCCGACGTTACCGTACCGTTAGGGTTGGCAGGTCTTTTGTTGTCA
Proteins encoded in this region:
- a CDS encoding HEAT repeat domain-containing protein encodes the protein MEAIEYITKENPEFAENCVEFVIAHIIDKAPRVKWEACRIIGNVAQKLPDKVKEAIPKLLENAKNKGTVTRGSTAFALTEIAKSNQDVQRELIPAFKEIRLLVKYGCRYL